A stretch of the Medicago truncatula cultivar Jemalong A17 chromosome 5, MtrunA17r5.0-ANR, whole genome shotgun sequence genome encodes the following:
- the LOC11432553 gene encoding uncharacterized protein yields the protein MSKVKYIAEGGSSNKPPLFDGSNYYFWKVPLTTNVPTLADFGYFKDLPEILYRILQGSGIREIQKEEWNERKSGSNKRLQPSNPFALRTRINKKQRHNHREHKGAWKLTDKDSLMTEEVAARAKAQKQTAHVLKEEKRIALAKKLVDRYTTDPHFKFLHDSISDHFADCLKKDLQFLKSGLPNKISLAAKWCPSVDSSFDRSTLLCESIAKRIFPREEYEGVEEAHYAYRVRDRLRKDVLVPLRKVLELPEVFIGANQWGLIPYNRVASVAMKFYKEKFLKHDKERFEKYLKDVKAGKTTIAAGALLPHQIIESLGDGDGGEVAELQWKRIVDDLLKKGKMKNCLAVCDVSGSMSGTPMEVSLALGLLVSELSDEPWKGKVITFSEEPQLHVIKGDNLKSKTQFVRDMDWGMNTDFQKVFDRILEVAVNGNLKEDQMIKRIFVFSDMEFDEASVNPWETDYQAITRKYSEKGYGSVVPQIVFWNLRDSRATPVRATQKGVALVSGFSKNLLTLFLDNEGEISPEEAMEAAIAGPEYQKLVVLD from the exons ATGTCTAAAGTCAAGTACATAGCCGAAGGAGGATCATCAAACAAACCACCACTTTTTGATGGCTCAAACTACTACTTCTGGAAAG TACCCCTAACTACCAATGTTCCTACACTTGCTGACTTTGGTTACTTCAAAGATCTCCCTGAAATTCTATACCGTATTCTCCAAGGTTCTGGAATTCGTGAAATCCAGAAAGAAGAGTGGAATGAAAGGAAATCTGGATCCAATAAGCGCTTGCAACCATCAAACCCTTTTGCTCTAAGaacaagaataaataaaaaacaacgcCACAACCACAGGGAGCACAAAGGTGCGTGGAAACTCACTGACAAAGACTCTTTGATGACTGAAGAGGTGGCGGCGAGGGCTAAGGCTCAGAAACAAACCGCTCATGTTTTGAAGGAAGAGAAGAGGATTGCCTTGGCTAAGAAGCTTGTTGATCGTTACACTACCGACCCTCATTTTAAGTTTCTTCATGATTCTATCTCTGATCATTTTGCTGATTGTTTGAAGAAGGATCTTCAGTTTTTGAAATCTGGGTTGCCCAATAAAATCAGCCTTGCTGCTAAATGGTGCCCTTCTGTTGACTCTTCCTTTGATCGATCGACTCTTCTGTGTGAGAGTATTGCAAAGAGGATCTTCCCTCGGGAGGAATATGAAGGTGTGGAGGAGGCACATTATGCTTATAGGGTTCGTGATCGTTTGAGGAAAGATGTGTTGGTGCCGTTGAGGAAGGTGTTGGAGTTGCCTGAGGTGTTTATTGGTGCTAATCAATGGGGTTTGATTCCTTACAATAGAGTTGCTTCTGTGGCGATGAAGTTTTATAAGGAAAAGTTTTTGAAGCATGATAAGGAGAGGTTTGAGAAGTACTTGAAGGATGTGAAGGCAGGAAAGACTACTATTGCTGCTGGTGCTTTGCTTCCTCACCAgattatagagtctttgggggATGGAGATGGTGGAGAAGTTGCTGAGTTGCAGTGGAAGagaattgttgatgatttgCTCAAGAAAGGAAAGATGAAAAATTGTCTTGCAGTGTGTGATGTTTCTGGGAGCATGTCTGGGACTCCTATGGAGGTGTCTTTGGCATTGGGGTTGTTGGTGTCTGAATTGAGTGATGAGCCTTGGAAAGGGAAAGTTATTACTTTCAGCGAGGAGCCTCAGCTTCATGTAATTAAGGGGGATAATCTCAAGTCCAAGACACAGTTTGTGAGGGATATGGATTGGGGGATGAACACTGATTTCCAGAAGGTGTTTGATCGCATATTGGAGGTGGCTGTTAATGGGAATCTCAAGGAGGATCAGATGATTAAAAGGATCTTCGTTTTCAGTGACATGGAGTTTGATGAAGCGTCTGTGAACCCTTGGGAGACCGATTACCAAGCAATCACTAGGAAGTATAGCGAGAAAGGGTATGGTTCTGTTGTGCCTCAGATAGTTTTTTGGAATCTGAGAGACTCGAGGGCCACCCCAGTGCGTGCTACTCAGAAAGGAGTTGCGCTGGTGAGTGGTTTCTCTAAGAATCTGCTGACACTGTTCTTAGATAATGAAGGTGAAATAAGCCCTGAAGAAGCCATGGAAGCTGCCATTGCTGGCCCTGAGTATCAGAAACTAGTTGTGCTggattga
- the LOC11435824 gene encoding uncharacterized protein codes for MAAVALVGPPEIYSLKSNPNPTTTTTAQTTETTVTTTTTTNDVFLDQMVANFNSLGRNRNPPMGLTENMSPTFLSTGNPCLDFFFHVVPDTPSETLVERLKLAWSQNPLTALKLVCNLRGVRGTGKSNKEGFYAAALWFHENHPKTLATNVPSLADFGYFKDLPEILYRLLEGSEVRKTQKEEWRERKSGSKRKSSSGSTPFLRRGMKKKQRHHHNNKNNNKDNKGWKGTEKDSIVTEEVAARAKVEKEGAHVLKEEKRIALAKKLVDRYTTDPNFKFLHDCISDHFADCLKKDLEFLKSGSPNKISLAAKWCPSVDSSFDRSTLLCETIAKKIFPREEYEGVEEAHYAYRVRDRLRKDVLVPLRKVLELPEVFIGANQWGLIPYNRVASVAMKFYKEKFLKHDKERFEKYLEDVKAGKTTIAAGALLPHEIIESLDDEDGGEVAELQWKRIVDDLLKKGKMRNCLAVCDVSGSMHGTPMEVCVALGLLVSELNEEPWKGKVITFSREPQLHVIKGDNLKSKTQFVRNMDWGMNTDFQKVFDRILDVAVNGNLKEDQMIKRIFVFSDMEFDQASANSWETDYQAITRKYREKGYGSAVPQIVFWNLRDSKATPVPSTQKGVALVSGFSKNLLTLFFDNDGDISPVEAMEAAIAGPEYQKLVVLD; via the coding sequence ATGGCCGCCGTCGCTCTCGTTGGCCCACCTGAGATCTATTCACTCaaatcaaaccctaaccctaccaccaccaccaccgctcAAACCACTGAAACCACCgtcaccaccaccacaaccaCTAACGATGTCTTCCTCGATCAAATGGTCGCCAACTTCAATTCTCTTGGTAGAAACCGAAACCCACCGATGGGGTTGACAGAGAACATGTCACCAACGTTTCTCTCCACCGGTAACCCTTGCCTCGATTTCTTCTTCCATGTTGTTCCTGATACTCCTTCTGAAACACTCGTTGAGAGACTCAAACTTGCTTGGTCCCAAAACCCTCTCACCGCCCTCAAACTCGTCTGTAACCTCCGTGGCGTCCGCGGTACCGGAAAGTCCAACAAAGAAGGCTTCTACGCCGCCGCTCTCTGGTTTCATGAAAATCACCCTAAAACCCTAGCTACCAATGTTCCTTCTCTCGCTGACTTTGGCTACTTCAAAGATCTCCCTGAGATCCTCTACCGTCTTCTCGAAGGTTCTGAAGTTCGCAAAACACAGAAAGAAGAGTGGAGGGAAAGGAAATCTGGATCCAAAAGGAAATCTTCATCAGGATCAACCCCTTTTTTAAGGAGAGgaatgaagaaaaaacaacgacaccaccacaacaacaagaacaacaacaaggATAACAAAGGGTGGAAGGGTACTGAGAAAGACTCCATCGTGACTGAAGAGGTGGCAGCGAGAGCTAAGGTTGAGAAAGAAGGTGCTCACGTTTTGAAGGAAGAGAAGAGGATTGCATTAGCTAAGAAGCTTGTTGATCGTTATACTACCGATCCCAATTTTAAGTTTCTTCACGATTGTATCTCTGATCATTTCGCTGATTGTTTGAAGAAGGATCTCGAGTTTTTGAAATCCGGGTCGCCCAATAAAATCAGTCTTGCTGCTAAATGGTGCCCTTCTGTTGACTCTTCCTTTGATCGGTCAACTCTTCTGTGTGAGACCATTGCCAAGAAGATCTTCCCTAGGGAGGAGTATGAAGGTGTGGAGGAGGCACATTATGCTTATAGGGTTCGTGATCGGTTGAGGAAAGATGTGTTGGTGCCGTTGAGGAAGGTGTTGGAGTTGCCTGAGGTGTTTATTGGTGCTAATCAATGGGGTTTGATTCCATACAATAGGGTTGCTTCTGTGGCGATGAAGTTTTATAAGGAGAAGTTTTTGAAGCATGATAAGGAGAGGTTTGAGAAGTACTTGGAGGATGTGAAGGCAGGGAAGACTACTATTGCTGCTGGTGCTTTGCTTCCTCACGAGATTATAGAGTCTTTGGATGATGAAGATGGTGGAGAAGTGGCTGAGTTGCAGTGGAAGagaattgttgatgatttgCTCAAGAAGGGAAAAATGAGGAATTGTCTTGCTGTGTGTGATGTGTCTGGGAGTATGCATGGGACCCCTATGGAGGTGTGTGTGGCATTGGGGTTGTTGGTGTCTGAATTGAACGAGGAACCATGGAAAGGGAAGGTTATTACTTTCAGCAGGGAGCCTCAGCTTCATGTGATTAAGGGGGATAATCTCAAGTCCAAGACACAGTTTGTGAGGAACATGGATTGGGGGATGAACACTGATTTTCAGAAGGTGTTTGATCGCATATTGGATGTAGCTGTTAATGGGAATCTCAAAGAGGATCAGATGATTAAGAGGATCTTTGTCTTCAGTGACATGGAATTTGATCAAGCATCTGCAAACTCTTGGGAGACCGATTATCAAGCTATTACTAGGAAGTATAGAGAAAAAGGGTATGGTTCTGCTGTGCCTCAGATAGTTTTTTGGAATCTGAGAGACTCGAAGGCCACCCCGGTGCCATCCACTCAGAAAGGAGTGGCGCTGGTAAGTGGGTTTTCGAAGAATCTGCTGACATTGTTCTTCGATAACGATGGTGATATAAGCCCTGTAGAAGCCATGGAAGCTGCCATCGCTGGCCCCGAGTATCAGAAACTAGTTGTGCTGGATTGA